A region of the Raphanus sativus cultivar WK10039 unplaced genomic scaffold, ASM80110v3 Scaffold4253, whole genome shotgun sequence genome:
CACTAAAAATGAATGAGAAGGAGCTCCCCGAGCAGTTGAGAGATGATAACTTAAGCGAAGAAACCAAGACATTAATCTCTTCGCTTCCTTCGACCAAAGATTTTATAGGGAAGCTCTACAACTACCAAGGATGTTGGTACTATCCCAACACCCTCCAAGGTGTCCTGAACTTCCAGAAAGGTTTCAAGCCTCAAGAAACCGACATAATCATCGCTTCTTACCCTAAATCTGGCACCACTTGGCTCAAAGCTCTCACTGTCGCTCTCCTTGAGAGATTGAAGGACATTTCTTCTTCTGATGCGCTTCACCCTCTGCAATCAGATAATCCTCATGGCATAGTACCCTTCTTGGAGTTCGGTTTGTATCTCAAAAGCTCAACACCTGACCTGACCAAGTTCTCATCTCCCAGGCTGTTCTCGACACACATGCCGTTACATACGCTTCAAATACCCTTCGAGGACTCTCCATGCAAGATCGTATACGTGTGCAGGGACGTGAAGGACGTGTTGGTATCGCAATGGTATTTCAGGTGCGCTTATCTTCAAAAAGAATTAGACAAAAGGCTTCTAGAGTCTTTATTTGAGTCGTTATGCAATGGAGTTGGCTATTTTGGACCCTTTTGGGAACATGTACTAAGCTATTGGAGAGGTAGCTTGGAATATCCCAAGCATGTCCTCTTCATGAGGTACGAGGAAATGAAGTCAGATCCTGCTGTTCAGGTTAAGAGACTTGCAGAGTTCTTGGGTTGTCCATTCAccgaggaggaagaagaagaagagagcggATCTGTGGACAAGATCTTGGAACTTTGTTCTCTGCGTAGTCTGAGCAGTATGGAGATCAACAAGACTGGAAGTAAGTACGATGTGCATCATTCTAATTATTTCCGCAAAGGAGAAGTGGGCGACTCCAAGAATCATCTGACTCATGAGatggaaaataaaatcaacatgATCATCGAGGAAAAATACAAAGGCTCCGGTTTTAAATACTGAATGATGTGTA
Encoded here:
- the LOC130507276 gene encoding cytosolic sulfotransferase 1-like gives rise to the protein MNEKELPEQLRDDNLSEETKTLISSLPSTKDFIGKLYNYQGCWYYPNTLQGVLNFQKGFKPQETDIIIASYPKSGTTWLKALTVALLERLKDISSSDALHPLQSDNPHGIVPFLEFGLYLKSSTPDLTKFSSPRLFSTHMPLHTLQIPFEDSPCKIVYVCRDVKDVLVSQWYFRCAYLQKELDKRLLESLFESLCNGVGYFGPFWEHVLSYWRGSLEYPKHVLFMRYEEMKSDPAVQVKRLAEFLGCPFTEEEEEEESGSVDKILELCSLRSLSSMEINKTGSKYDVHHSNYFRKGEVGDSKNHLTHEMENKINMIIEEKYKGSGFKY